A stretch of DNA from Natrinema halophilum:
GACGAACTTGTCGACGACGCCGACCTGGCGGAGCTTCTCGGTGATGTGGAGTACGAGGTCGGTCGCGGTCGCACCGTCGGGGAGTTCGCCCGAGAGGCGAACGCCGACCACTTCCGGCAGACTCATATTGATCGGCTGGCCGAGCAGCGCGGCCTCGGCCTCGATGCCGCCGACGCCCCAGCCGACGGCGCCGATGCCGCCGATCATCGGCGTGTGACTGTCGGTGCCGACGAGCGTGTCGGGGACGAGCCACTGCTCGCCGTCGACCTCGCGCTCGTGGACGACGCGACCGAGGTGCTCCAAGTTGACCTGGTGGACGATGCCCGTTCCCGGCGGGACGACGTTGAACTCGTCGAACGCCTGCTGGGCCCACTTGATCGCGCGGTAGCGCTCTTCGTTGCGCTCGTATTCGATCTCGACGTTTTTCTCGTAGGCATCCTCGCTGCCGAAGTGGTCGACCTGAACGCTGTGGTCGATCACGAGGTCACAGGGGACTTCGGGTTCGACGACAGTCGGGTCGACACCCTTGCGGTCGGCCGCCGATCGCAGCGCCGCGAGGTCGACGACCGCCGGCACGCCCGTCAGGTCCTGCAAGACGACCCGCGAAACCGTAAACGGCACCTCGGCGTCTGGCACGTCGGGTTCCCACGAGGCCGCCGCGCGGACGGCGTCAGCGTCGATCGTCTCGCCGTCGGCGTTGCGCAGAACCGACTCGAGCAGAATCCGGATGCTCACCGGCAGCGAATTGAGGTCACAGAGTCCTTCGTCCTCGAGAACCGTCAGGTCTGCCATCTTATACGTCTCGCCGCCGTGTTCGAACTCCCGGATCGCATCCGAGTAGTCGTCAGTTGCCATATCCCGACTTGGGACCCGGGGGATTTGAAACCGTCGAGAACAGGGCATAGAGCCCACCAATACCCTTTATTTGTCGGATATGGCCTCTCATGGCGTTCTACCGACTGTTCTGCGCACGGAGACTGTGCCGACGAACGCACTACCCGAATTCAGGAGGGCTGTCGGCTCGAGCTAACGGCGTGTACTCGCCGTCGCGGTCACGGTTCGTCGATTCTTCACCGCTCAGTGCCAAGCCCGGTGGGGAACCAGCCGAACCCGTCGTGGGACTATGGCGTGTCCGACTCGGAACCGACGCGTTGGACGGATGACTGAAAGAGATTCAGCTGGTTGCTGAACATCTGTGCATCCGCTTCGAACTCGTATTCCACACCGGACTCGAGCACCCCCCTGGTGAAAACGAGCGTTGACGCGTCGACCACCCTCCCATCGGCCACCGAGCGCGTAACGTATCCGCGGTATTCGTCGGGCCGGGTAAGAACCGACGTCGTTTCGCCCGTGGGGAGCCTGAGTAATCGAATGGTTAGTAGCCGAGGTAGCTGGCCAACCACCCGAAAGCGCATTCCGGCTCGGTAATTTTGCACCGCAACGAGAACGGATTCGTCGATTCGCTGTGGCGATTGCGCCGCTGGGTTTCGCGAACCGATTTCACGTTCTGCGACCGGCTCGAACCCGAGTCCGTACCCGGGCGCCGATTCGATCGCGATCGCATTCGTTGGCGGGCTGGGAGCCGCTTTCCACTGGTGTCGTACGTCTGCACCGTTGCAGTCCGTCGTCCGGTTTTCGCGTTCGTTCGAGTTCACGAGCCACACCATGTGCGATTCGGTGGAGTTTATCCCACTATCAGGCGGATAGGTTTGCAACCGGTTCCGACAAGAGGCAGCTGTCGTCGACGCATTGCCCGGATGAACCGGGTTTCGGATAAAATCTCAATGAGGGGTAGTTAATCCAGGTCCGCGGCGAGAAGATTGAGTGCCGGACTAAACATCTGTGCATCCTCTCCGAGCGATTCGGAGTCGTCTACGCTCAGGTCTTCGCTTCTCGTAAAGAGGAACGTCGTGACACCTGCGGCTTCGTCGTTTTCCATGTCGTAGCGGATGACATACCCGGACCATTCGTCAGGCTGGGAGATCTCGTCGACCGTTTCGCCGCCGACCACCAGCATGTCGACGACCGTATTCTGTTGGAGTTCAGAAATGACCTCGAAACTGCCGCCTGGGAAGTAATCGTAGGAGAACACCAGCACTTCGTCGGCGTTGGTTTCCTGTGCGGCGGCCGTTGCACCGATCGCAGCGGTTCCAGCGGTGCCTGCAGCTATCGTCTTCTTTTTGACGAACGACCGTTCTGTACCATCGTGTTCGCTATCGTGATTTGTCTCCGTCATGGCTCTCACTGTGCCCCCGCTTTGGGCGATGGTGCGTAGATGTTTCACCTCCATAAGCAAACGCGATCGTTCCATCTCGTTATGCCCATCTTCCCGAAGGAACGAAACGGTGACCGGCGGTAATCCAACTTTTGAACGGTGCGCGAGGCGGGTTACGAAAGGTGGCGACCAGCAAAGGCCAACGAGCGCCGCAGTCGAACCAACGGTTGAGACTGGCGTGACGTACTACACCGATCGCAGTGGTCGCTCGATTTGACCGACGACCTGTGTCTCGCGGAATCGATCGGGCGGACTGCTCGGCGAGCGAGAAAAGGAAGAATAAACCGTTTTCGGCGGCCGGAAGAGTCAGCAGTTTGCCGGTGGCTCAGTTGCCGCCGCCACCGCCGCCGGTTTCGTTGCCCGCGGTGTCGCCACCGCCATCGCCACCGTCGCCGCCATCGCCACCGTTGCCACCGTTGATAGACGTCTCGAGTAAGTTCAGATCGGAACTGAACATCTGGGCGTCTTGGCCCATCGTTCCGCTATCACCGGAACTCAGGCCGTCCTGCGTGAAGAGGAACGTCGTCACACCCGCATTTTCTCCACCGTCGTCGTACCGGATCACGTGCCCGTCGTATTCGTCGGGTTGGGTGATCTCGTCGACCGTTTCTCCGTCGACCTGTAGCACGTCGACGGTCGTACTCTGCTGGAGAGGGGAGACGACCGTGAAGTCCGATCCCGGGAAGTAGTCGTAGGAGAACACCAGAGCGGCAACCGTCTCCTGTGCGGTGGCTGTTCCAGCGGTAGCGGCTGTGCCGAGCGCGACCGCGCTTGCGGTAGCAGCTCCTTTTTTCATAAACGAGCGTCTCGAATCGCCTGATCGTTCGATCTCGTAGCTTTCGTCTGTCATGTCTCTCACTCAGTATCCCCTCTTCGGGGCACATGACCGTTGGCCGAATTGTTGTAAAAGTGACCGCGATCGTTTCACCATCTACGGTGAGCAATCCGCCATAAATACCCGGTTTCAGACGATACACTGGCGAAATCGTGGCTGTCAACCCGCTGTTTCGCCCACTGTCAGAAGCGACAATTTATCGGACGAAACGACGCCCCGGAATCGGGTATCGATTCATTTTGACGAGTGCGGGCGCAGAAAATAACGGATATCGACTGATCTATCGAGCGGGCTCGACACACACTCGTATTCGACCGGGAATACGGCTCTCAAGCGCGTCTACCGGGCGATTTCGACCCGAGACTGCTTACAGACCGGTCGTTCCTGTCTCAAAAACAGGTGATTTCTTCGACCAGTCCGGCGACGACGAGCCGAAGGAAACAGGTCTCGGGTGGCGATCGTCAGCGGACGTGACAAGAGAGATCCGACCGGTAATTTCGTTCCTTCGTGATCAGCGAGTGCGAACGTACTCCACGAACGCAAAACCGTCGCGCTCGTCTCGAGACGTCTCCTCCCACCGACTCCGATCCCACTCCGGAAAGTGCGTATCGCCCTCTGGGTCGTCGTGGACTTCCGTGACGATCAAGCGGTCGATGGCGGGCAAGAACTGCTCGTACACGGTCGCCCCGCCGGCAACGAAGATTCGGTCGGTACCGCCGTGACGGTCTCGTGCGGCCGTGTCGGCCGCCTCGAGGGCGTCCTCGATAGTACGAGCGACTACAGCGCCGTCGGGCGTCTCGAGGTCGCGACTCGTCAATACGACCGTCGTTCGCCCTGGTAAGGGCTCGCCGAGCGTCTCGATAATCCCTTCGTAGGTCACCCGCCCCATGATGACCGGGTGATCGTCGGTGGTTTCTTTGAAGTGCTCGAGATCTGCGGGGATGTGCCAGGGCATCTCACCGTCTACGCCGATGACCTGGTTGTCCGCGAGGGCGACGATACCGACGAGTTCCCGGGTAGTGTCGGGGACCGATCGGTCGTCGTCGCTCATTCGGCCACCGAAAACTCGATGCCCTCGTGTGACTCGTAGTCCCGAAGTTCGACGTCCTCGTAGGCTAATTCGTCGATCGATACGTCGGCCACCTCGAGCGTCGGGCGTGAACGTGGCTCCCGGGAGAGTTGCTCGAGCAGGCCGGGGACGTGATCGAGTCGCTCGTCGCCCGCCGCTTCGGCCGGTGCTTCGGACTCGAGCCACGCTCTTACGTCGCGATACTCCTCTCGCTCGTCGACGGTGGCCAGTCGAGACTGTAGCGCGTCGAGATTGTCCGCGTACCAGTCACCGCGTGCGCCGCGACCGCAGTAGACGTGCGCGTCGACGACGGTGTGAGCGAAGGTACCGGGTTCGAAGCCGGTTTGCTGGGCGATAACCTTGGTCAGCAGTGAATAGGCTGCGAGGTTGAACGGAACCCCGAGGGCGGTGTCCCCCGACCGTTGGGTCAGGTGGCAGTTCAGTCGATCGCCCTGTACGTTGAAGACGAACGTGTAGTGACACGGGGGAAGCGTCGAGACGGCCGCGTTCGCTGGATGCCAGGCGTTGACGACGAGCCGCCGTGAATTGGGCGTATCGGACAGCGTGTCGATTACGTACTGCAACTGGTCGAACGTCCGGCGACCGTCGGGTTCCTCCGTGATCCACCGATGGCTTTCGTCGGGCCACGATTCCCCCTCGAGTTGTGCGCTTTCCGCCGGAACCGGAAAGCGTCGCCAGAAGCGGCCGTAAGCCGTATCCAATCGGCCGTCATCGTCGGCCCACGCATCCCAGATTTTGGTTTCCTCGCGGAGGTTCCGAACGTGTTCCTCACCGGAGAGGTACCAGCAGACCTCGTGGAGCATCGAGTTCCAGCGGTAGCCGTCCATCTCTTTCGTCGTAAGCAGCGGATATCCCTCCCGCAGGTCAACCTCGTAGTGTTCGCTGAACGACGAAATCGTGTCGACGCCGGTCCGGTTCGGCTTGTGGGTCCCGCTCGTGAGGACCGCGTCGACGAGCTCGAGGTACTGTCGCATTGGGAGTGCGTTCAGACTGTGCGAATTTATCGGTATCGGTCCCGAGAGCAATTGGAGGTATAGTAGTCGTTGAAAGTCATTGCACACCCCGCTCGCGAGTTCGCGGCCAGCGAATACTCGCTGGCCGCAGCAGTGCAAGCGGTGGGTAAATCGTTTCAACGACTACTATAGTTTCGCACTCGAACCGACCGTGGTGGGCCATCACACCGTCGTCTCTTGCCCGCTGCAAACGGACTGCGGGTTTTAGTGTAACCGGAACGACCTAGCCAGGTGTGCTCGAGCGCTTGGTCCACGACGAGCGGACGAATGCCGCCGTCGGGTGGCTACTGGTGGCTATCGTGGCGCTCGATGGGGTCAGCACGTTTCTGCGGGGCGCTCCGCTGTGGGCCGGTTTC
This window harbors:
- a CDS encoding dihydrofolate reductase, whose product is MSDDDRSVPDTTRELVGIVALADNQVIGVDGEMPWHIPADLEHFKETTDDHPVIMGRVTYEGIIETLGEPLPGRTTVVLTSRDLETPDGAVVARTIEDALEAADTAARDRHGGTDRIFVAGGATVYEQFLPAIDRLIVTEVHDDPEGDTHFPEWDRSRWEETSRDERDGFAFVEYVRTR
- a CDS encoding calcium-binding protein, producing MTETNHDSEHDGTERSFVKKKTIAAGTAGTAAIGATAAAQETNADEVLVFSYDYFPGGSFEVISELQQNTVVDMLVVGGETVDEISQPDEWSGYVIRYDMENDEAAGVTTFLFTRSEDLSVDDSESLGEDAQMFSPALNLLAADLD
- the thyA gene encoding thymidylate synthase, translated to MRQYLELVDAVLTSGTHKPNRTGVDTISSFSEHYEVDLREGYPLLTTKEMDGYRWNSMLHEVCWYLSGEEHVRNLREETKIWDAWADDDGRLDTAYGRFWRRFPVPAESAQLEGESWPDESHRWITEEPDGRRTFDQLQYVIDTLSDTPNSRRLVVNAWHPANAAVSTLPPCHYTFVFNVQGDRLNCHLTQRSGDTALGVPFNLAAYSLLTKVIAQQTGFEPGTFAHTVVDAHVYCGRGARGDWYADNLDALQSRLATVDEREEYRDVRAWLESEAPAEAAGDERLDHVPGLLEQLSREPRSRPTLEVADVSIDELAYEDVELRDYESHEGIEFSVAE
- a CDS encoding calcium-binding protein — encoded protein: MKKGAATASAVALGTAATAGTATAQETVAALVFSYDYFPGSDFTVVSPLQQSTTVDVLQVDGETVDEITQPDEYDGHVIRYDDGGENAGVTTFLFTQDGLSSGDSGTMGQDAQMFSSDLNLLETSINGGNGGDGGDGGDGGGDTAGNETGGGGGGN